GCAGCGCCCTGCACCCCTACCTCCAGCGAATACATCCAGATGTAGCCGAGGCCGAAGAAATCAGGCGCTTGCGGCAATCCCAGCCTCTTGGCGGCGTCCTTGATCCTGTCGTTACCGGGATACGGAAGGTCAGGCGTCCACCAGGTGTTTGCAAGCACGTAATTGCCGTCGGCGCCCAGCTCCTTAAACCATGCCGGTATCCTCGATGCCAGGATGTTCCAAATGATCGTTGGATTGTAACGCTGCGCCTTGGCTGCCCGCATGATCATGACCGTATCGTCAAAGAGGCTGGGAAGGATAAGGACTTCGGCGTTTCTACCCTTGGCTTTGCTCACCAGAGGACTCGCATCGCTCAATGGCAGATTGTATGTTTCGTTGACAACCACCTTGACGCCGTTTTTCTCGAAGACCTTCAGTATATTCGGCACGTGAGAAAGCCCGATCACGTTATTCATGGTCAGGATCGCCGCTGTTTTAGGCCACTGCGCTTTCGGGATCAGGTCATCGAAAAGACCGGCGACAGAGATGTCGGCCCATTCGCCCATCAACGGCGGGCTGCCGAAGCTATACGTAAATCCCTGTTCAAACGATTTCATGTGGCCGCCCTGCCCTACAAAGACCTTGCCATATTTTTCTGCAAGAGGCATCAGCGCCACATTCGAGGTGCCCGGATAGCCGCCGTAGACGAGATCAACCTTGTCGACCGTGATCGCTCTCTCGTAATAGGTGACGGCCTTATCGGGCGAGCTTTCGTCGTCGTAGATGATCAGCTTTACAGGGCGGCCGAGGAGTCCGCCTTTCTTATTGACGTCATCCGCCCACGCTTCGTAACCGGCCTTGACCCATTTCGCCTGCTCCGATGCCAGGCCCGTCAACGGCAGAGAACCTCCGATCTTGATCGGTTCACCTGCCGGAGCAGGTTTTGCCGGTTGACTAAAAACCGGGGATGTCATGATGATCAACACGAGAGCAATCGGAAAAATAGCAAGCTTCATTATTTTCATATTACCCTCCCCCTCATTGATTTATGGAACTCGCTTGCCGACCTCCACCCTCCACGATGGCTCTATTTGAACGAGATGTGCTGTCCGCAATGAGCCACAATGGTCTGCCCGGTAATGGCACTCGCTTCATCTGAAGCCAAGAATACACACGTGTTCGCCAGTTCGGCTTCTTCCGCCGGCCTCTTCAAAGAGTAATTTGCCATTTCCCTGGTAATGGTGTCCTCTACGCTCGTTCCCGCTGTCTTGGCCCTCGTGGTCATGACCCACATGAAACGCTCACCCCTCACGGCTGCTGCGCTCAGGCAGTTTACACGGATGCCATATTCCCCCACTTCCTGCGCAAGCGTTTCGGTGAGGCCAATGACACCCATCTTTGCACAGCAGTACGCAGCCCTCGTCGGGTAACCAGACCTTCCGTCACCCGTCCTTCCTCCTTCTGCACCCAGGTTGATAATATTGCCGCTTTTGCGCGGAATCATATGTTTCAAGACTTCACGTGCACAGAGCATTGATCCTGTCAGGTCCACGGCGAAACTGTAATTCCACTCGTCCAGCTTCATGTCGACGACGTTGCACACAGGACCTCCGATGCCGCTGTTGTTCACCAGGATATCTATTTTGCCGAAAGCGGCTACAACCTTGGGAACCATGTCGATGACCTGCTGCTCCACGGTGATGTCTGTTGGAATCGCTATCACATCGCCGCCCAGGGCCTTCAGCTCTCCCATTGTCTTCTCAATGTTTGCAACGGTCCGCGCGGCGAGCGCCACTTTTGCGCCTTCACTCACAAAAGCCTTTGCGATTGCTTTTCCTATGCCCTGTCCTCCGCCGGTAATGATCGCCACCCTGTCTTTCAGCCTCGCACCCATTTGTCGTCCTCCTCAAATTGATATTTGCCGGTTCTATTTCTACTCAGACTACCGTTATTCCCCTGGGGAACTTATGCAGCAACTCGCCCCCGTTCTCGCGAACGATGTAATTATCGCAGGCGATAGTCCAGACATCCTTCTTGACCGCCGAAGGATGAATGGTGATATTCATCCCTGCTTTCAGTTTCCACGGCTCATCAGGACGTATGCTCGGTCGCTCAACGAGAGATGACCCCTGGCCATGGGCAAAGAGCCGGGAGGGAGGAAAATAGCCTTTCTTTACCAGAAACTCTTTATTCATATCCCATAATTCTTTCGGATCGGCACCGGGCTTCATTCTTTTTGCAGCCATTTCCTGCGCCTCCAGCGCCACTGCGTACGCATCCTTCAGTTCCTGCGTGGGCTCCTTGCCCACAGTGAATATCCTCATGATCTCGCAATAGTAACCGCCGGGGCCGTTCACTTCGACAAGAACCGAGACCTGGTCGCCTTCTTTGATCACACGATTCTGAAAATGATAGACATCAAAGGGGACCATTGTCCCGAGTGGGCCCGAATTCACCTGGACCAGTCCGCGTTCACTCCCGTTCTTCGAACAGAAGCAATGAGCCTCTGCGTACACATCGAGATCTCTAACGCCGGGTTTAATCGTCTTCTTCACATGCTCCATCGCCGCGTCCTGCAGGGCAGCAGTGGCTTTGAGCATTTCAATCTCTTCCGGGCTTTTGATTGCCCTGATCTGATCCACCCATTCGGTGGCATCGACAAACGTGGCATCCGGCAGCTGTTTTACCAGATGCTCATAGAAGGTTATGGGAATGAACGCGCGCTCCACGAGGCCAATCACGGGTTTCTTCTTCTCCTTGAGCACACCTGCTGCCAGCTCAGCGTCATACGTGGTGGTGAAATGGTAGGTCGGGAAATAGACAGCGCCAAGCCTTTTCTTAATTCCCCGTGCAGCCCAGGGGGGCGGGAACTGCTCGGCAGGAGGGTCCCCGCCACAGACGATTGTCGTCATCTCATCGTCGACCGGGAAAATCGCCGTCATCGGAAACTGGTGACGCGCGGCAAAATCAGTGAACCACCGCAGCGCTCCTCCCAGGAATTCCTCCGAATTCTGTATCACGAGGTAATCGATCTTCTTCTCCTGCATCATCTCCCGTGTTGCTTTCCACCTGCGTTCCAGCTCTGGAGTGGAAGCACATTTTGTCAATCTTTGTTTTGGATCCTCCATAGCATGTAACTCCTTTCGTAAAGTTCGGTAGGTCAGATTTGTCCGTCATTTATGTCCTCCGGGAATCCCTGTATCAGCAGCACTCCTTGATGACTATCGATTCCTCTTTTTCCTCTTTCTTCGGCATGGACGTCATTGTCCCGTCCCAGGTATCCACTTTTCCGTGATCCTCCACACCTTCGGTGAACCAGGTACTCGTAACATTCTTGCTTTCCGTATAGAATATGAAACCGTCGCGTCCCATGACATGGAGATCGCCGAAGAAGGAAAGCTTGTGCCCGGTAAAACCGAAAATCCCCACCGGTACCGGAATGCCCACATTTATGCCCACCATGCCTCCGTGCGTCTCTTTTGCGAAGGTGCGGGCGTAGTAGCCGTTCTGCGTATAGATGACCGATCCGTTAGCGAACCGGCTGGAATTCATGATCTTGAGACCTTCCTCAAAATTATTCACCCTCTTGATGCAGAGCACTGGTCCAAAAACCTCTTCCCGGCCCACCGACATATCTTCGGTCACATGATCTAAAATGGTAGGTCCTATAAAAAAGCCTTTTTCACAGCCCGGCGGCACGACTGGTTTTCGTCCGTCAACAATGAGTTCGGCGCCTTCCCTGATGCCTGTCTCGATCCAGCCAAGCACGAATTCCTGATGACCCTTGTTGACTACCGGTCCCATGTCAGTGGACTTCTCGTACGCGGGCCCGAGTTTCATCTGCGATATGTGCTTCTTGAGAGCAGCCACGAGTTCATCGGCAATTGCATTCTCAACCACTATGACGGGAAGGGCCATGCAGCGTTCTCCTGCGCATCCGCAGAACGCGTTGATGATGCCCTGAGCTGTCCTGTCGAGTTTGCAGTCACGAAGCACGAGGGCATGGTTCTTAGCTTCGCAGAGAGCCTGCACCCGCTTGCCGTTCGCTGCCGCGGTAGAGTAGATATGGAGGCCCACACTGGTCGATCCAACAAAGGAGACGCCTTTTATGGCAGGGTGATGCAAGAATATCTCTGCCTCATTCCGACCCGCGGTGATCACGTTGAGGACCCCGGCCGGCAGGCCCGCTTCCTGCCAGAGTTCCATCATGCGCATCGATGACTGCGGCACAAAGCTCGCCGCCTTCAGCACCATGCAGTTACCGGTAGCGATACATATGGGGGCCATCCACCCGTGAGGGATCATGGCAGGAAAATTCCAGGGGACAATGCCCGCGAAAACGCCGATGGGATGGTTGTATCGTGTGGTGTCGTAGCCCGTGGACACGTTCATCAAGGCCTCGCCCTTCATGATGTGCGGCGCGCCACAGGCAAATTCGACGACTTCATTTACCTTGAGAACGTCTCCCATCGCCTCTTCCCATTTCTTTCCTTCTTCTTTGGCGCACAAATAGGTCAGTTCTTCGACATGCTCGTCAACAAGAGCCTTGAGCCGGAAAAGCACCTGGGCTCTCTTACCCGGCGGCATGTCGGACCACTTGGGGAAAGCCTCCACGGCCGCCTGGATTGTGCGCTCCACTTCATCCTTCGTGCACTGGGGGGTATATGCGATGACCGCCCCTGTTGATGGATTGTAGCAGGGCATGTACTTCCCGCTTGCCGATTCGATCCACTTCCCTCCGGCATGATACTTCAACTTAATTGGCTTCTCGCCGCTGATCGGGTCAGCAGGCAGTTGATCGTCGTGGAAAAAATATCGTTCGGTCGCCATCTGTTCAAGCCTCCTCTTTTTTTATCTCGTCCAGTCAGATGGTGAAGCGCCCCGCATGAAGAAAGCCGACCTCGGCTTTCGAGGGTGTCTCAGCGTATCGAAGAACAAACCACCGACCTTATTTCGATTCCGGGAATAAAATAGCATATCTGCGTCTCCGCTTCACCTTGGTAGTAGGGGCTCTACGGACTTACGTAATCCGGCCCTTGCTTCAGGTCCGTTCGCGTTTCACGGTCAATGGGATTTAGGGGATTCCATGTATTAACGGTCGTTTTTAGCATGTTATAATCATGGCGGTCAAGCAGAAACTGTAACCCCTTGTTTGTCTTGACAATAGTGGAGGGTTCAGGTAGAAGTTACGTCAATAACAGCCTCAATACGACCGCGCGTACTTGCGGTCGCAACGGCTGATGATCTACGGAAACGCGCTTGTGGAATCCTTGCGTTCTTTTGCGCTGAGTTAGAATTTGAGGAGGTAAGTGAAAATGGAGAAACTTATTGTCACTGCGGCCCTGACGGGCAACATTACCCTGCCGGTGCAGACACCTTATCTGCCGCTTACCCCGCAGCAGATCATCGACGACGCCGTCAGGGCTGCAAACGCAGGCGCAACATCGGTTCACATTCACGCCCGCGACCCGCAAACTGCAAAGCCGACGACAGACCCTCAAGTTTACAGGGAAATTGCCGCGGGCATAAAGGCGCGCAGCAATGTGATCGTGTGTGTGACCACCGGCGGCGTGACCGGCATGACCGCGGCTCAGAGAGTCCAGGTAGTGCCAAATCTCAAGCCGGAGCTTGCCACGTTCAACACGGGTTCAATGAACTTCTCGATTCACCCCATCGTCGAGCGGTATAAGGATGAGGATTACAAGTTCCCCTGGGAAAAGGAATTCGCTTCCGGTTTAAAGCAGTACATCTTCAGCAACAACTTTGCCGACATGGAATATTTCTGCAATGCCATGCGCGACAATGGCACCAAACCCGAGCTTGAGGCCTACGATGTAGGCCACATCTACAACATCAGATACCTGGTCAGGCAGAAGCTGTTGGAACCGCCCGTCTGGATGCAGTTCGTCACGGGCGTGCTCGGCGGCATCGGCTCTGCCCTCGAAGACGTTATCTATATGAAGCAGACAGCAGACAGACTCATCGGGGCTGAAAACTATAAATGGTCGGTGATTGGCGCCGGCTACCCCGCGGAATTCAATCTGGCAGCGCTCGCGATCATGATGGGTGGACACGCCAGGGTAGGAATGGAGGATAATATCTTTATTGAGAAGGGTGTCCTCACCAAGAGCAACGGGGAGCTTGTTGAAAAGGTAGTCAGGATTGCGAAAGAACTGGGCAGGGAGATCGCAACGCCGGATGAAGGTAGAGCAATACTCGGACTGAAAGGAAGAGACAAGGTCAACTATTAATGGAGCTCGCGTCACCCCCTCCATCGGCAAAGCCGTCGGAGCCTCCCCCCCACTCTTCAGCCCAGCGCGGTGGGTTGTGGGTACCCGGGCGCCGTGCGCGCTAGAGCCGCTTCGCGGCTGTGGCTATCCGGGTCGCGTGCGTGGTGGATATCACTCGAGCAATGGTGCTCGGGTAATTACTAAGGGAAAGGATGGTGGGCAATGAAAAAGCTATGTCTGATCTCGGTGGTCCTATTGGTGTTCGGCGCCTTGATGATGAGCTGCGGTACTAAGGAGCAGGCGCCCGCTGAAATAAAGGTGGGCGTCATTCAGGCACAGACGGGCATGTTCGGAGGTTTTGGCCAGGGCGGCGTCTTCGGCATAAAAGCCGCTGTGGAAGATATCAACAAACAGGGCGGGGTAAGTGTCGGCGGAAAGAAGATGCCTATCAAATTGACTATCGTCGACAGCGAGAGCGATCCGAACAAAGCAGGCTCACTTGCCGAGAGCCTGATTACTCAGGAGAAGGTGCAATTCATCGTGGGCGGAGACGAGCCTCCTCCGATGCATGCGGGTGTATCGACAGCCGCAGACAAGTACAAAGTACCGTACGTCACGTCGGTCGGTCCTTATGAGCCGTGGATGGGCATGAGGCAGGAAACTCCCACAAAGTGGCCGTACACATGGGCAACAGGTTTGTTCGCCATCGAGATGCCTGCACCGCAGGGCGATTTCCGCGCTAAACCCGGTTATACAGTCATGGATACGTGGACAGCAATGCTCGATCTCTTCGGAGGAAAAACGAACAAGAAGGTCGGCCTTATCTGCTCGGACGAGCCTGACGGAAGAGGCTGGTATACCTTGTTCGGGCCGGCGGTCAAGAAGCTGGGATACGATGTGATAGGGCTCGACAAGAACATGGGTCTTCTGCCCCTGGAGACAACCGACTTTTCCTCACTGATAAAACAGTACAAGGACGCGAAAGTGGAAATCCTGTGGGGTAACGCTCCCGGTCCTTTCTTCGGCGCATTCTGGAAGCAGGCCGCGACCCTCGGGTTCGAGCCGAAGATGGTCTGCATCGGGCGCGCTGCGCTCTTTTACACTGACGTCGCAGCCTGGGGCGGTGATCTGCCGTGGGGCATAGGCACGGAGGTCTGGTGGGATCCGTCGATGAAAGACTCTCCCGGCATCGGTGGCACAACGCCCGCCTCTCTTGCGGAGAGATGGATTAAGGAGACCAAGCAGCCTCTGAATCCAGCCATTGGCCCGGGCTACACCACGGTGCAGGTCCTCTCCGATGCTATCCAACGGGCGGGTACGGTCGATCCTGAAAAAGTGAACGCTGCTCTCGCGCAGACCGATCTCTTGACGGTCCGCAACCGCGTCAAATTTGATGAGAACCATTTCAGCCGCGGTCCTCTCATGTTCGGCCAGTGGTTCAAAACAGACAAACCGGAAAAATGGGAACTGAAGGTGGTCTTCTCGAAGCATGACTTTGTGCCTGCCACGGGTCAGCCCATATTCCCGAAGCCGTACAAGTGAGGGAATGGCAGCCAGTGCCTGGCTGCCATTCAATGAAGCGAGGAAGCGATGAAGCGATAATGCGTGAATACCGAACAATGAGGACGTGAAAATGAAGAAACTGCCGCACGTGATTTTGATTGGCACTTCCGCTTCATCGCTTCATCGCTTCCTCATGTTCAGCCATGACTGACATAATCCTTTCCGTAAAAGGAGTGACGAAGCGGTTCGGCGGGCTGACTGCGCTCAGCAATGTGAGTTTCGATGTGCAGAAAGGGGAAGTCGTTGGGCTGATGGGGCCCAACGGGGCAGGCAAGACCACGCTCCTGAACGTAATAGCTGGTGAGTACGCCCCTGACAGCGGTACAATCAGGTTCAAAGACTGCGACATTACCGGCTGTCCGCCTCATAGAGCCTGTCACCTCGGCATTGCCAGAACATACCAGATTCCCCAGCCTTTCGTGACACTCACCGCGCTCCAGAATGTGAAAGTTGCCGCGGTATTCGGCAGAAAAGCCAAAGAGACAACCACCGAGTTTGATTATGACCGTCTATTCCGACTCGTAAATCTTCTGGAGCAAAAGGAGACCGTCGCAGGGAACCTGCCGATCCTGTCCCTCAAGAAACTGGAAATGGCGAGGGCGTTGGCGCGCGAGCCTGAACTGATCCTGCTGGATGAAGTAGCAGCAGGCATCACCGAGGTAGAGATTCCGCGCGTGCTGGAGACGATTCGTGAAATACGCAGGATGGGGATAACGATTGTTATCATCGAACATGTCATCAAGGTACTGGTGAATGTGGTCGACAGGATAGTTGTGATCGACAAGGGAATGAAGATCGCCGAGGGGTCGCCGGCGATGGTCATGAATGACAGCAAGGTTGTGGAGGCTTATTTCGGAGCATAATGAAGAACAAATTCCAATGTCTAAATTCCAATCCCCAAACAATCAACGATTCTCAACAGCCCACACCGCGCGGCCGCATTTTGATAGTGAATAGGGAAAATTTGTTTGGGATTTGGATATTGGAATTTGGAATTTTCTTAACGTCACGGAGTCGTTAACGCAAGATGCCCACTCCACCACTTCTGCGGATCAGCAATATAGATGTTTTTCACGGTACGTTTCAGGCACTGTGGAACATATCCCTGGACATCGGGCAGGGTGAAATGCTGGCACTCATCGGTGCAAACACGTCGGGCAAGACCACACTGCTGGACACAATCTCGGGACTGCTTCATCCGGCCGCCGGCACCATCGAATTCGGAGGCGTGAATATCACGCAGTTGGATCCCTACCGGATAGTGGAACAGGGCATTACACAGGTTCCCGAAGGGAGACGCATCTTTCCCGATATGTCGGTGCTCGATAACCTGCTCATCGGCTCATACTGCGGCACGGCGCGGCAGAAAAGAACGCAGAGTCTCGACTCCGTCTACCAGCACTTCCCCCGACTGAAGGAGAGAAGGAAACAGGTTGCAAAAACCTTAAGTGGCGGCGAACAGCAGATGCTGGCCATAGGAAGAGGTTTAATGGCTGATCCGAAGCTGATGCTGATAGATGAAATGTCACTCGGACTGGCCCCCATAGTGATCGATGAACTTTTCAGGGCCTTGCGACAGATCAAGGAGCGTGGCATCACCATTCTTTTCGTGGAGCAGAACGTGAGGAGAACCCTCAAGGAGGCAGACAGGGCCTATATCCTGGAAACCGGTCGCGTCGCTTTGAGCGGGACAGCATCAGAGCTCTGCGAGGAAGAGCGTGTTAAACAGGCTTATTTCGGAGTGGACGTATGCGGCGTGTAGAACGTTAAATGTTTTCTGGCGACCTTCTCACACCCGTGAT
Above is a genomic segment from Syntrophorhabdales bacterium containing:
- a CDS encoding amino acid ABC transporter substrate-binding protein, with the protein product MKIMKLAIFPIALVLIIMTSPVFSQPAKPAPAGEPIKIGGSLPLTGLASEQAKWVKAGYEAWADDVNKKGGLLGRPVKLIIYDDESSPDKAVTYYERAITVDKVDLVYGGYPGTSNVALMPLAEKYGKVFVGQGGHMKSFEQGFTYSFGSPPLMGEWADISVAGLFDDLIPKAQWPKTAAILTMNNVIGLSHVPNILKVFEKNGVKVVVNETYNLPLSDASPLVSKAKGRNAEVLILPSLFDDTVMIMRAAKAQRYNPTIIWNILASRIPAWFKELGADGNYVLANTWWTPDLPYPGNDRIKDAAKRLGLPQAPDFFGLGYIWMYSLEVGVQGAATLDNKKIRDYLRSRAFDLPYGKGIRFDAKGLPAPFCFTVQAANGKNELIWPKDVGTAKLMYPRPGWAK
- a CDS encoding SDR family oxidoreductase, with product MGARLKDRVAIITGGGQGIGKAIAKAFVSEGAKVALAARTVANIEKTMGELKALGGDVIAIPTDITVEQQVIDMVPKVVAAFGKIDILVNNSGIGGPVCNVVDMKLDEWNYSFAVDLTGSMLCAREVLKHMIPRKSGNIINLGAEGGRTGDGRSGYPTRAAYCCAKMGVIGLTETLAQEVGEYGIRVNCLSAAAVRGERFMWVMTTRAKTAGTSVEDTITREMANYSLKRPAEEAELANTCVFLASDEASAITGQTIVAHCGQHISFK
- a CDS encoding Xaa-Pro peptidase family protein encodes the protein MEDPKQRLTKCASTPELERRWKATREMMQEKKIDYLVIQNSEEFLGGALRWFTDFAARHQFPMTAIFPVDDEMTTIVCGGDPPAEQFPPPWAARGIKKRLGAVYFPTYHFTTTYDAELAAGVLKEKKKPVIGLVERAFIPITFYEHLVKQLPDATFVDATEWVDQIRAIKSPEEIEMLKATAALQDAAMEHVKKTIKPGVRDLDVYAEAHCFCSKNGSERGLVQVNSGPLGTMVPFDVYHFQNRVIKEGDQVSVLVEVNGPGGYYCEIMRIFTVGKEPTQELKDAYAVALEAQEMAAKRMKPGADPKELWDMNKEFLVKKGYFPPSRLFAHGQGSSLVERPSIRPDEPWKLKAGMNITIHPSAVKKDVWTIACDNYIVRENGGELLHKFPRGITVV
- a CDS encoding CoA-acylating methylmalonate-semialdehyde dehydrogenase; this translates as MATERYFFHDDQLPADPISGEKPIKLKYHAGGKWIESASGKYMPCYNPSTGAVIAYTPQCTKDEVERTIQAAVEAFPKWSDMPPGKRAQVLFRLKALVDEHVEELTYLCAKEEGKKWEEAMGDVLKVNEVVEFACGAPHIMKGEALMNVSTGYDTTRYNHPIGVFAGIVPWNFPAMIPHGWMAPICIATGNCMVLKAASFVPQSSMRMMELWQEAGLPAGVLNVITAGRNEAEIFLHHPAIKGVSFVGSTSVGLHIYSTAAANGKRVQALCEAKNHALVLRDCKLDRTAQGIINAFCGCAGERCMALPVIVVENAIADELVAALKKHISQMKLGPAYEKSTDMGPVVNKGHQEFVLGWIETGIREGAELIVDGRKPVVPPGCEKGFFIGPTILDHVTEDMSVGREEVFGPVLCIKRVNNFEEGLKIMNSSRFANGSVIYTQNGYYARTFAKETHGGMVGINVGIPVPVGIFGFTGHKLSFFGDLHVMGRDGFIFYTESKNVTSTWFTEGVEDHGKVDTWDGTMTSMPKKEEKEESIVIKECC
- a CDS encoding 3-keto-5-aminohexanoate cleavage protein; this translates as MEKLIVTAALTGNITLPVQTPYLPLTPQQIIDDAVRAANAGATSVHIHARDPQTAKPTTDPQVYREIAAGIKARSNVIVCVTTGGVTGMTAAQRVQVVPNLKPELATFNTGSMNFSIHPIVERYKDEDYKFPWEKEFASGLKQYIFSNNFADMEYFCNAMRDNGTKPELEAYDVGHIYNIRYLVRQKLLEPPVWMQFVTGVLGGIGSALEDVIYMKQTADRLIGAENYKWSVIGAGYPAEFNLAALAIMMGGHARVGMEDNIFIEKGVLTKSNGELVEKVVRIAKELGREIATPDEGRAILGLKGRDKVNY
- a CDS encoding ABC transporter substrate-binding protein is translated as MKKLCLISVVLLVFGALMMSCGTKEQAPAEIKVGVIQAQTGMFGGFGQGGVFGIKAAVEDINKQGGVSVGGKKMPIKLTIVDSESDPNKAGSLAESLITQEKVQFIVGGDEPPPMHAGVSTAADKYKVPYVTSVGPYEPWMGMRQETPTKWPYTWATGLFAIEMPAPQGDFRAKPGYTVMDTWTAMLDLFGGKTNKKVGLICSDEPDGRGWYTLFGPAVKKLGYDVIGLDKNMGLLPLETTDFSSLIKQYKDAKVEILWGNAPGPFFGAFWKQAATLGFEPKMVCIGRAALFYTDVAAWGGDLPWGIGTEVWWDPSMKDSPGIGGTTPASLAERWIKETKQPLNPAIGPGYTTVQVLSDAIQRAGTVDPEKVNAALAQTDLLTVRNRVKFDENHFSRGPLMFGQWFKTDKPEKWELKVVFSKHDFVPATGQPIFPKPYK
- a CDS encoding ABC transporter ATP-binding protein, with the protein product MTDIILSVKGVTKRFGGLTALSNVSFDVQKGEVVGLMGPNGAGKTTLLNVIAGEYAPDSGTIRFKDCDITGCPPHRACHLGIARTYQIPQPFVTLTALQNVKVAAVFGRKAKETTTEFDYDRLFRLVNLLEQKETVAGNLPILSLKKLEMARALAREPELILLDEVAAGITEVEIPRVLETIREIRRMGITIVIIEHVIKVLVNVVDRIVVIDKGMKIAEGSPAMVMNDSKVVEAYFGA
- a CDS encoding ABC transporter ATP-binding protein translates to MPTPPLLRISNIDVFHGTFQALWNISLDIGQGEMLALIGANTSGKTTLLDTISGLLHPAAGTIEFGGVNITQLDPYRIVEQGITQVPEGRRIFPDMSVLDNLLIGSYCGTARQKRTQSLDSVYQHFPRLKERRKQVAKTLSGGEQQMLAIGRGLMADPKLMLIDEMSLGLAPIVIDELFRALRQIKERGITILFVEQNVRRTLKEADRAYILETGRVALSGTASELCEEERVKQAYFGVDVCGV